One genomic window of Chelonia mydas isolate rCheMyd1 chromosome 27, rCheMyd1.pri.v2, whole genome shotgun sequence includes the following:
- the LOC119564528 gene encoding zinc finger protein 3 isoform X2 — translation MEKVLTGAGPRGTPGCRIKPLFRSSSSHPPMGQGREMVSVEPVQGLVTFAEVAVYFTKDEWGLLDPAQRALYRDIMQENYENVASLGFPFSKPDVISQLELGKEPWVPDLPGSEEKEILRCAYTGDGLVRENEEQKPQQEDAEQVELSGAFLQRSKGNVPRSSEQGKACESQHRPERQQGNQPGQKVGKSMNCQETHEDLKETTAKQRIPTGERNPMCTECGKTFSSRSSLITHQRIHTGERPYKCCECGKNFTRGSTLITHQRIHTGERPYGCCECGKTFSQRSHLITHQRIHTEDRPYECCECAKNFSVISHLIRHRRIHTGEKPYECCECGKTFSYRSGLITHQRIHTGERPYECCECGKTFSQSSHLITHRRIHTEDRPYECCQCGKTFTRHAHLIRHQQIHTGERPYECCECRKNFTRSSHLITHQRIHTGERPYRCSDCGKSFHQSSALIYHQRIHKGDKNHKNFV, via the exons ATGGAGAAGGTCCTCACCGGGGCggggcccagaggaactccag gctgcagaataaAGCCCTTGTTTCGCTCCAGCTCATCCCACCCTCCCATGGGACAAGGAAGGGAAATGGTTTCAGTGGAGCCAGTTCAG gggctgGTGACCTTCgcagaggtggctgtgtatttcaccaaggATGAGTGGggtctgctggaccccgctcagagagccctctacagagacatcatgcaggagaactatgagaacgtggcctcgctgg GGTTTCCAttttccaaacctgatgtgatctcccagctggaacTAGGGAAAGAGCCATGGGTCCCAGATCTTCCGGGCTCAGAGGAAAAAGAGATCCTAAGATGTGCCTACACCG GTGATGGGCTGGTGAGGGAGAATGAAGAGCAGAAGCctcagcaggaagatgctgagcaagtGGAACTATCTGGGGCATTTTTGCAAAGATCCAAAGGGAACGTGCCCAGGAGTTCCGAGCAGGGAAAAGCCTGTGAGAGTCAGCACAGGCCAGAAAGGCAGCAGGGCAACCAACCGGGGCAGAAAGTGGGTAAATCCATGAATTGTCAGGAAACTCATGAGGACCTCAAGGAAACCACAGCCAAGCAGAGAATCCCCACAGGAGAGAGAAACCCCATGTGCAcggagtgtgggaaaaccttcagtaGCCGCTCAAGCCTTATTACTCATCAgcggatccacacaggagagcgaCCCTataaatgctgtgagtgtgggaaaaacttcactcGGGGCTCAAcgcttattacacatcagagaatccacacaggagagagaccttatggatgctgtgagtgcgggaaaaccttcagtCAGCGGTCACATCTTATTactcatcagagaatccacacagaggacaggccctatgaatgctgtgagtgcgcaAAAAACTTCAGCGTGATCTCACACCTTATTAGACATcggaggatccacacaggagagaagccctatgaatgctgtgagtgcgggaaaaccttcagtTACCGCTCAGGCCTcattacacatcagagaatccacacaggagagaggccctatgaatgctgtgagtgcgggaaaaccttcagtCAGAGCTCACACCTTATTACGCATCGGAGAATCCATACAGAAGACAGGCCCTATGAGTGCTGtcagtgcgggaaaaccttcactcGACATGCACACCTTATTAGACATCAGcagatccacacaggagagagaccctatgaatgctgtgaatgCAGGAAGAACTTCACTCGGAGCTCACatcttattacacatcagaggatccacacaggagaaagaccctATAGATGCtccgactgtgggaaaagcttccatCAGAGTTCAGCTCTTATttatcatcagagaatccacaagGGAGATAAAAACCATAAAAACTTTGTCTAG
- the LOC119564528 gene encoding zinc finger protein 3 isoform X1, producing MEKVLTGAGPRGTPGCRIKPLFRSSSSHPPMGQGREMVSVEPVQGLVTFAEVAVYFTKDEWGLLDPAQRALYRDIMQENYENVASLGFPFSKPDVISQLELGKEPWVPDLPGSEEKEILRCAYTAGDGLVRENEEQKPQQEDAEQVELSGAFLQRSKGNVPRSSEQGKACESQHRPERQQGNQPGQKVGKSMNCQETHEDLKETTAKQRIPTGERNPMCTECGKTFSSRSSLITHQRIHTGERPYKCCECGKNFTRGSTLITHQRIHTGERPYGCCECGKTFSQRSHLITHQRIHTEDRPYECCECAKNFSVISHLIRHRRIHTGEKPYECCECGKTFSYRSGLITHQRIHTGERPYECCECGKTFSQSSHLITHRRIHTEDRPYECCQCGKTFTRHAHLIRHQQIHTGERPYECCECRKNFTRSSHLITHQRIHTGERPYRCSDCGKSFHQSSALIYHQRIHKGDKNHKNFV from the exons ATGGAGAAGGTCCTCACCGGGGCggggcccagaggaactccag gctgcagaataaAGCCCTTGTTTCGCTCCAGCTCATCCCACCCTCCCATGGGACAAGGAAGGGAAATGGTTTCAGTGGAGCCAGTTCAG gggctgGTGACCTTCgcagaggtggctgtgtatttcaccaaggATGAGTGGggtctgctggaccccgctcagagagccctctacagagacatcatgcaggagaactatgagaacgtggcctcgctgg GGTTTCCAttttccaaacctgatgtgatctcccagctggaacTAGGGAAAGAGCCATGGGTCCCAGATCTTCCGGGCTCAGAGGAAAAAGAGATCCTAAGATGTGCCTACACCG cAGGTGATGGGCTGGTGAGGGAGAATGAAGAGCAGAAGCctcagcaggaagatgctgagcaagtGGAACTATCTGGGGCATTTTTGCAAAGATCCAAAGGGAACGTGCCCAGGAGTTCCGAGCAGGGAAAAGCCTGTGAGAGTCAGCACAGGCCAGAAAGGCAGCAGGGCAACCAACCGGGGCAGAAAGTGGGTAAATCCATGAATTGTCAGGAAACTCATGAGGACCTCAAGGAAACCACAGCCAAGCAGAGAATCCCCACAGGAGAGAGAAACCCCATGTGCAcggagtgtgggaaaaccttcagtaGCCGCTCAAGCCTTATTACTCATCAgcggatccacacaggagagcgaCCCTataaatgctgtgagtgtgggaaaaacttcactcGGGGCTCAAcgcttattacacatcagagaatccacacaggagagagaccttatggatgctgtgagtgcgggaaaaccttcagtCAGCGGTCACATCTTATTactcatcagagaatccacacagaggacaggccctatgaatgctgtgagtgcgcaAAAAACTTCAGCGTGATCTCACACCTTATTAGACATcggaggatccacacaggagagaagccctatgaatgctgtgagtgcgggaaaaccttcagtTACCGCTCAGGCCTcattacacatcagagaatccacacaggagagaggccctatgaatgctgtgagtgcgggaaaaccttcagtCAGAGCTCACACCTTATTACGCATCGGAGAATCCATACAGAAGACAGGCCCTATGAGTGCTGtcagtgcgggaaaaccttcactcGACATGCACACCTTATTAGACATCAGcagatccacacaggagagagaccctatgaatgctgtgaatgCAGGAAGAACTTCACTCGGAGCTCACatcttattacacatcagaggatccacacaggagaaagaccctATAGATGCtccgactgtgggaaaagcttccatCAGAGTTCAGCTCTTATttatcatcagagaatccacaagGGAGATAAAAACCATAAAAACTTTGTCTAG
- the LOC119564528 gene encoding zinc finger protein 34 isoform X3, translated as MGQGREMVSVEPVQGLVTFAEVAVYFTKDEWGLLDPAQRALYRDIMQENYENVASLGFPFSKPDVISQLELGKEPWVPDLPGSEEKEILRCAYTAGDGLVRENEEQKPQQEDAEQVELSGAFLQRSKGNVPRSSEQGKACESQHRPERQQGNQPGQKVGKSMNCQETHEDLKETTAKQRIPTGERNPMCTECGKTFSSRSSLITHQRIHTGERPYKCCECGKNFTRGSTLITHQRIHTGERPYGCCECGKTFSQRSHLITHQRIHTEDRPYECCECAKNFSVISHLIRHRRIHTGEKPYECCECGKTFSYRSGLITHQRIHTGERPYECCECGKTFSQSSHLITHRRIHTEDRPYECCQCGKTFTRHAHLIRHQQIHTGERPYECCECRKNFTRSSHLITHQRIHTGERPYRCSDCGKSFHQSSALIYHQRIHKGDKNHKNFV; from the exons ATGGGACAAGGAAGGGAAATGGTTTCAGTGGAGCCAGTTCAG gggctgGTGACCTTCgcagaggtggctgtgtatttcaccaaggATGAGTGGggtctgctggaccccgctcagagagccctctacagagacatcatgcaggagaactatgagaacgtggcctcgctgg GGTTTCCAttttccaaacctgatgtgatctcccagctggaacTAGGGAAAGAGCCATGGGTCCCAGATCTTCCGGGCTCAGAGGAAAAAGAGATCCTAAGATGTGCCTACACCG cAGGTGATGGGCTGGTGAGGGAGAATGAAGAGCAGAAGCctcagcaggaagatgctgagcaagtGGAACTATCTGGGGCATTTTTGCAAAGATCCAAAGGGAACGTGCCCAGGAGTTCCGAGCAGGGAAAAGCCTGTGAGAGTCAGCACAGGCCAGAAAGGCAGCAGGGCAACCAACCGGGGCAGAAAGTGGGTAAATCCATGAATTGTCAGGAAACTCATGAGGACCTCAAGGAAACCACAGCCAAGCAGAGAATCCCCACAGGAGAGAGAAACCCCATGTGCAcggagtgtgggaaaaccttcagtaGCCGCTCAAGCCTTATTACTCATCAgcggatccacacaggagagcgaCCCTataaatgctgtgagtgtgggaaaaacttcactcGGGGCTCAAcgcttattacacatcagagaatccacacaggagagagaccttatggatgctgtgagtgcgggaaaaccttcagtCAGCGGTCACATCTTATTactcatcagagaatccacacagaggacaggccctatgaatgctgtgagtgcgcaAAAAACTTCAGCGTGATCTCACACCTTATTAGACATcggaggatccacacaggagagaagccctatgaatgctgtgagtgcgggaaaaccttcagtTACCGCTCAGGCCTcattacacatcagagaatccacacaggagagaggccctatgaatgctgtgagtgcgggaaaaccttcagtCAGAGCTCACACCTTATTACGCATCGGAGAATCCATACAGAAGACAGGCCCTATGAGTGCTGtcagtgcgggaaaaccttcactcGACATGCACACCTTATTAGACATCAGcagatccacacaggagagagaccctatgaatgctgtgaatgCAGGAAGAACTTCACTCGGAGCTCACatcttattacacatcagaggatccacacaggagaaagaccctATAGATGCtccgactgtgggaaaagcttccatCAGAGTTCAGCTCTTATttatcatcagagaatccacaagGGAGATAAAAACCATAAAAACTTTGTCTAG